The sequence below is a genomic window from Campylobacter concisus.
GTAATGCTTAAATTTAAAGAGTTTTTACAGCTCTTTGGAATTATTGCCATTGAATTGCCACTCGAACTGTTAAGCTGGGTAGTAGTACCTATTGCTCTAGTATTTTGTGATAAGCAAAGTGATCGCTTACCAAAGTGGGCGCGATACTTTGAGGACGCTAGCGACTATTACAACGGCGAAAACTCCGCTATCAATGGTGATAGTGGATGGCGTAAAGAACACTATCCAAATGGCAAAAATAGGACGTATTTTGCACGTCTTAGGTGGCTATATAGAAATCGTATCGGCTACTTTTCAAGCAGAATAAACGGCGTAAAAGTGAGCGAGATAGAACCATCAAGTGTAAGAGTGCAAGGCAATATCAAAGTTACAAGCAATGGTGGAGTGATAAGTGATTTTTGTAAAGTTACTTGCAAGCTTAAAGATGGTCGCACTCGTTTTGGACTTTTCAAAACGATCCGATACAAAGGCTTTTTAAGTGGCTTTTATTGTCGTATCTACGTCGGCTGGAAATTGCTCGACGTGGCAGAGATGAACGAATATAACAAAGCCACGTTTATGCAGCCAGACGACAAGGCATTTTTAAAGAGTGTGTGGGCGATAAATCCGTTTAAAAGGGTGCGAGGGAGTAATAATGCTAAGCCCTAGTTTATATCTTAGTGGCTTCTTGCTACTAACTACCCTATTTCTTGGGAATAGGTATCAAAGCTTAGATAATGAGCTAAGTGTTACCAAAGAGAGATTAAGTGCCAGTGATAAGATGAACCTTAGGCTAAAAGATGAGATAAATGAGCAAGATAGGCTCATATCTCTTAAGCTTGATATTATAGAGAAAGCCAGCAAACAAAAACAAGCTTTAGAGCTAAAAACAAATAAAGTTAAAGAAAGGGTGCTAAATGAAGATAAAAAGGATATGTCTAACGCTCTTAACCTTAGCGTATCTTATGTGCTTGATGGGTTGCGTAAACAAGCAGGAAGTAGCAAATAAGTATGACAAGATACCTAATCACTTGCTTAATGCGCCTATCATTTCAGATAGAAACGTAACAAATCAGAATGAAGCTGGTGTGTTACTAATAGATGTTTATAGTGGGTATAAGACTTGTGTAGACCAGCTAGAAGCTATAAAAGATTATGAAACAAAAAGAGACAAACAATAAAAGCATAAGGGTGCGTAAATGGAAGCGATCATAAAAAGTACTAAGAAATTTTGGCTAAATAAGATGGTTGTAGTAGAAATAATATTATCCGTCCTAATAATGTATATTTTTACATATAAATTTTAAAAAAAAGAGCGGATAATGGAGGATCTTGTCAGCAAATTAGGAATTTATTTTTGGGTTGTAGTTGTCGGCCTTCTAGGTGGAGCGCTAGGGTCTATAAACAACAAAGAACAAACCATAAATAGAGAGCGTAAAGTAGTAAATTTTATAGTTGATACTATTAGCTCGAGCTTTATTTGCTGGATATTTTTTGAAATAGCATCATTTTTTACAAACAATAATGATCGATTTAGTCTTGCAGTCGGCGGCTTTTTTTCTTGGCGTGGAACAGCGTGGATACGCGCTGTGGTTGATAAAGTAATAGATAAAAAGATCAGTAGCTTTGGCAGTTATGACGACTTCCCACCTAAGCCACCCAAAGATTTAAATTTTTAAAGGATAAAAAATGAAAAATTTTACTAACGCATTTTGTACATTAATGAGCCTAGAGTTTAACAGCCCTAAAGACGCACTACATAAAAACCCAACAGAAAAAGGCTTAACTTTTATGGGTATTTATGAAGCCGCTCACCCAAACTGGCAAGGCTGGGGGCAAGTTAGGGCAGCTATCAACGCATACGGCAATCTTGAAAAGGCTAGCGTCGCCCTATATAACGACGACGCCTTAGTTGAGCTTGTGGGGAAATTCTACAAGGCTAACTATTGGGACGCTATGAGGCTTGATGAAATAAACAGCTATCAAAAGCAGGCGGAAATATTTATATTTGGCGTAAATGCTGGGTGTAAAAACGCTATTAAAGCAGCCCAAAAGGTTGTAGGCGTTACAATGGACGGCATTTTAGGCGCTAATACTCTAGCCGCGATAAATGCGTATAATGAAGTGAGTTTTGATAAAGACTACGACCGAGCAGAAATAGCATATTATCGAGCTATTATGTCAGCTAATCCAACTTTGGCTAGATATGAAAGAGGCTGGATTAATAGAGCCGAAAAAGTGT
It includes:
- a CDS encoding putative peptidoglycan-binding domain-containing protein, with translation MKNFTNAFCTLMSLEFNSPKDALHKNPTEKGLTFMGIYEAAHPNWQGWGQVRAAINAYGNLEKASVALYNDDALVELVGKFYKANYWDAMRLDEINSYQKQAEIFIFGVNAGCKNAIKAAQKVVGVTMDGILGANTLAAINAYNEVSFDKDYDRAEIAYYRAIMSANPTLARYERGWINRAEKV
- a CDS encoding phage holin family protein; this encodes MEDLVSKLGIYFWVVVVGLLGGALGSINNKEQTINRERKVVNFIVDTISSSFICWIFFEIASFFTNNNDRFSLAVGGFFSWRGTAWIRAVVDKVIDKKISSFGSYDDFPPKPPKDLNF